Genomic segment of Eremothecium sinecaudum strain ATCC 58844 chromosome VIII, complete sequence:
TCACGGCCTATGAGGATCGAGAGAGAGCTGCCTGATATAAATAAAGGTAAACTTCAAAGAAGACTGGGCTTTGTGGGGTTTTTAGTTACTATTGGTGTTAGTTTTCTGGCTATTGTCAATTATGAGAAGACTCAGTCACCAATTGTTACTAACTCTCTTTACCAACTAAGGCGGTCGCCAGCTACACGAGATTTATTGGGTGATCATGTCGATTTTGATGGGTTAGTACCTTGGGTATATGGTCAGTTGAATCAAGTTGCGGGAAATATCAATATCAAATTCTACGTGAAAGGATCTAAAGGCGTTACAGGTGTTGTCACACTTGTTGCTAGCAGAGAAAGTAAACTTGAGAGCTTCATGATCCATGAATGGTGCCTGACAGTCGGCGATACCAAAGTGGACCTCTTAGAGGAAGGCGGTGCTTTATAAAGGTGTAACTAAACATCGTTCAAACACAATAACTCTTGTATATATTTAGAAAGTGTGTCttaaatatatattcaATGATGTTCTTTCATACCATAGAAATACAGTAACTGAAATGTAATACAAGACTAACGCCACATATATTTTCATTAAAGACTTATATAGGTGATCCCAAGTTATACGTCCATAAATGCATTTTATCATGATTCCCAACTCTTCGCTAACTTTGTACTTTAGGCCGTAACATATCAATAAACTCACGCTTGCTCCTGGAATAGTTCGTGAACTCATTTTCATACTGATCTTCCTCCATTATTTCGCTGTTGTTGGTCATCTGATAATTGCTATTCAGAATATAAGTATCATTTCTGTCAACACTATGATTGCAGTCTTCGTTAGAAGAGTCCGCTCTCAATAATTTGTTCAAAGACGACGTTGATGGAGCACCAGACATCAGCGGAGAAGGAGTGGTAGTAAAAGGAAAGGTGCATTTTAGCTGCGGTACGGATTGTTTGTGCTTCGGATATGAACCAAAATCGTGCGTCTGTAATGACTTGATTAAAGTTTCATTGCTAGTACGGCTAGCTCTATCGGAACACATCATATCTGAAGCACCAAACATCCCGCTATTATCAGCAGTGATAATAGGAACCATTTGCTCCATGAGACTCGAAGTTTTGTGAGCATCGAAAGATAAAATTGAGCTACCAGCAAGGCTATCGTCTTCAGCTCTATTGATATGCTGGTTAGACATCGAGTTGTTAAACCTCCGCCTGTATGCAGGGATGAAATACTTACTAGTTCCTCTTCCCACTGAGGCACTTGCAGATTTCATGTGATAACCCGCAGAATCCGGTGTCCCCCGCAGCTCCTCGTTAGATGTTGAGCCCCCTGACGTACTTGATCTCAGTTTCTCTGAGCCAAATCCGAAGTCTTTAAGCTTCCCATTATAATCCATCCGTTCCTTCAACTCTATTTCATTCTTCAAGTACTTATAGTCTCCCGTGCAAAGTATTTCACTGTCGCGTTGAATAAATCCACCGATCCCATCCTCGTCCTCTTTCCTCAATCTCAGTTGCGCTCTACGCCACAAGATTCCCAGAATCAACGCGCTGATCACAGTGGGTAACCCAATCGCGCAAACCACTGCAACAATCGTTGTCTCAACCATATTACCCTGTTATATACTACagacacacacacacacacacTCACAGACTATTGTACACTCTGTATCTGTAGATCTCGCCCGCAATATTGTAGAAgttttttaaaaatatatCGCAACAGGAATATTTAGGCTCGCTCCATAGAAAGATCCCTTTGTGATGCACCGCCTCTTTCGTAGTGCTTATGTCTGTGATTTTAAGCTGTTACAGCACGGCTGGTCCTGATGTGATGAGAGATAAATAAATTATCTTCTGCGCAATATTTGGTCACATGATCGGTTTAAAAAATTGCGCTTCGCCGATGATGCCGATTTTAGGAAGGGTGGTGCATTAAGGGTCCAGACCATACGTAACTTTAAAGCAGTGCTATTATTAATCCATTCTGGAAAGATTAGGATTAACAACAATGCTCTATTACTATAAAGTACAAAACACTATATACTGCGTACATAAAGGTACTACAGTTTTTGTGCTACGATTGTTTGAATTAGGACGTGCTCTATCATATCTTTTTAATGTCTGATAACAATTCTTGCGTTCTTGATAATAAATCATCCTCCATCTCTCTTGGCTTACTCCTGCAGTTGCTCCTGGGGGATTCGTTCTTGCGATCTCGTAGATTTCTATTTTCATGTTGACGTAAATCTCGAAGCTTTCTAATTAAGCGATCAACTGCGTCATGGTCATATGGCTCATTGGATAATGAGGATGGATTATCAAAGGAACCCTGAGCATGAGCATGGGCGGATGCCGCTTCCGACAGTTCCTGCTTGCGCTTTTCGTAGACGCGATGTAGTTCTTCGCGTTCGATATTTTCCTTGTTGGCCTTTTTGAACAATAACATAAAATCTATAAATTTCTTGAAGAAGGTGTTGCGACTTGTTACCTTGCTGGCATTTTCACCCCAGTAAATCATCAGCTTGTCAAAATCGCCAATTGTGAGGGTACATTGGTCTTTCAAAAGGTCGGCCTTTTGTCTTGCTTGGGCGACTTTTGATTGGGTCAGCGTGAGAAACTGGTCTTTGGGATGGAATTTAGAAGAGTCTGAGAGTCTTCCTACTGTTAATAGGTTTTCCAAATTTATTATCTTTTCATAGAATTCTTCGGCTTCCTGCTGCACATGTTGGACTACTATGTTAGATACGTCAGAGATTTTCTCTAAACTCTCCACGAAGTCATGCACAGAAGGATACTTTGTGCGAACAATGCGCTCGATGACGTGTATGAACGAGATGTTGTTGTCTTTGCTTGACTTGGTGAATGCTAGTTTGTTTAGTGAGCTCAATTGGATACCAAGTGCTGGCTTCTGGTTCATATAATTACCAATTtcaataataatgaaaaaTAGCTCTTTTAATTTGGTTGAATTTTGGATGGCTTTTGTTGCATCATCAATCCTTTGCAATTTGAACAAAATATCGTAATAGTCCCTTTCAAAAGAGGACATGGTACGGAGATAACTAGACCTTGTGGGCCAATATGCACGTAAATTAAAGAATAGCTCCAAAAATATCCGGTCTGAGCGCTCTAAAGTATTTGGATCCTTTTCTGGTAACTCATTGGTAGCGAAATTGGTGCCATATGGTGAGAACATCCTTTGCACGCTCTGTGTGATATTATTAACTTCCTCTTTGCAGAAGAATTCAATTACGCTATAATTAGACATGACTTCTGTATCACATGCTAAAACCTTCTCAACCAATTCCTCCACGGAATAATGTGCGAAAATGTGAAGATTAATTGCAATTTCCTGAGCCAATTCCCGTGAAAGTAAGGATACTTTGTTGGTGTTTGGTTTTTGAAATCGCGATTTCATATTCGTGACTACTGGGGTGACCGGTTTGACTTCAAATAACTCTTCGATCTCTTTGAAGATACCAAAGTCCGCCAATTCGCTGCTTTTAGAAATTCGCCATTTTTTGTCGCACCATACTGTCTCTTTAATGTCATCTATTTTATCCCAGTGTATTTGTCTTAATTTGACCACTTTTTGATGCGGTTCATCAAGAGCTGATGGTTGTGGCGGTGGTGGTGGTGGACTATTAGTTAATTCATTTGGATTCAATTGGCCAAAAATTGATAAAGGCGGTGGTGGTGCTGGTGgagaaagagaagaaagTGGCGAGAGTGGTGACGGAGACAGCATATTTGAAGTTTTATTTAGAGATGGAGGCAACGGGGGAGGTGGTGGAGGTGGTGATAGCGTCGATGGAAACGCTACAGAATTTGGTGATTGTTCGGACGCTATATTCAATAATGAAGTGGGCAAtggaggaggaggaggGGGCGGAGGGGGAGGAGGGGGAGGTAGTACTGTTTTAGCTGAACTCGCGGACTTGGAAGAAGCTTCTTTCAAAAGAAGATTTGGTAAGGGGGGAGGCGGAGGAGGCAGTGACAGGGGCGTCATGCATGATAGAGTCTTTTCGACAGATGTGGTAGTTTTTGAAAGGGTACCAGTCGTAGTTTTGCAATCCACAGATGTGCGTATTATAGGGTCCACTGAAGTAGTAGTTCCGGGTAGTTCATTTTTAGGGTTATGCGTTTTAATGACATTCGAAGATAATGTTGGTACAGGTGAAATTGCTAAGGGCATGTCGGGCACATTCGTCATGAATTGCTGCTGTTGTAATGCTATTTTATTAACATCTTCATTTCCATCCTTTGCCGTTGTGTAGATTACATTCTCAGCCTGGGAATTTTCATTTTCTGAGCCAATTAAAGCATCAGGGTCACTTAGACTTCTCCTGGCAACACTTCCTGGCAGTTGAGGTAATTTTGATACCCGTTTGCTGACACTGAATGATGGAACGCGCCCAATACTTGTATGGGGTAAGCCATTACCATTTTTCAATGTAGcaaataatgaaatagcATTATTTGCAAACCGCTTCTCTTTTTCCTTGTTACTTAACTCACGTTCGTATCTAAGACGCTCGTTTTTCCTTTGTTTCTCTATTTCCTCCAATTTCTCTTCCAATTCTGTAATATAATCGATTTTTTTTGATAAAGGCCGAACAGTAAACTGCTGCTCATCTGATAGTACATTCTTAGTGATTTGTTTTTGGTGTTCAAGCTTCCTGATCTTAGCCTTCATTGCTTCCATCATTGACTTCATATTCTCTAGCTCGTTTATTGCTCTCTTGTGAATTTGCTTCGATTGCAAGCTGTCCATTAATTCATTTAATGTGACTTTCAGAGAAGAATCTAATACGCTGTCTCCATGTGCAGATGCAGTAAGGTAATGGAATAAAGCCTCAAAAACCTGAAGAAGTTTCACAGACTCATCGGATGTCCTTGAAGTAATAGCCCTTCTTAGCGAACCCATCACATGATTCATTGACGTTTCTAACGGAGTGCCCTGTGTTAAGGTAACTATTGTATTCATCTGTGTTTCAAACGAAACTTCCAGAATACTGTTCTTTTCGACCACACTTTCAGCATTAATATCTTCCTCTCGACTTTGATATTTAGTAATTTCATCTAGTAATATCTCAGAATTAAACTTTTCACCGGAGCTTACAATGCGATGGAATATTTTATGAATGCCGGCATCTTTCAGCATTGCTAACATGTTCGTTTTCTCGCTATTAGAGCTTAAGCCTTGGATGCTCGAGTTTATAAGAAACATGGTAGATACGCAATAGTCTATTACAAATTGATGTGGTTGCTCCATATTCAGCTCAGGATGGTACCAAGTTGACTCATCAGTTATTGTATTTTCAACTGCTTTAAGCCAAGTAGAATAAAAGCTCTCTAACTCTCGACATATTTTTGTGCTACCCTTGTATGTAAGTACTAACAAAATTTCTGTTGCTAGTAACCTTGTTCTGGCATGGGCGTTCAAATCTGACATATATTTGCATAGTAATTTAATTACTTCTAGGTTGTCGAGCACCGCATCACGTCCTGCTTCTTGGGCAATTAACGCCTTGTAACACCTAAGGTATATATATTCTGTTTCTGCACTCGCAGAGGTGGCATAGGTATGAAGCTGCAAAAGGCCCCCTCGAGAAATAAACCCCAAACAGTTTTTCCGCAAGTGTAGAAACCTCTCTAATTGCTGCAAGTCATCAAAGGAGTTACCTACAGGCGTCCTCTCATCCTTGTCGCGAGGTACTTGATTTATGGCAGCGTTTTCTGAAGGGTGGTTGTTACGTACCTTACTTTCTCTGCTTATTAGCGCGCCGTACTTGCAACAGACCAGGTCCCATTTTTCCTGCGTGGATATATCGATAGCTATGTTTCTTTTACTGTTCTTCACATGCAAATAATTTTTAAGCAACTCGTTAAAATAAAAGTCTACAACATTTTTTGCAGGTGTTAGATCCTTCCTGAAACTAGCTACTGGAACGTACTCACTATTTTCTTTCTCGTTAACACAACTGAAATCAGTAGCCCTGTCTGACAAGTTCGGCTGACTGATAGGTCGTACCTTTATTAATAATTCTGAATCTAGAATAGCTCCAATTATCATCTTGTCATCTGGAGCAAAAGTAGCTCTCTTACACTCCAAACATCCTCCGCTAGTAGTAAAATCTATCCCATCACCGGCTGATTTTGTACCCATGAAGATTTTAGATGACGATATGCATTCCTCAGTAGACATGTAGCGCCTTCTTATTCCGTTCACCTGATCGGATCTCCTTCGTGTATCGAGCCAATTTGCTTAGTTTGTCACAAATACTGTTAAATCCGCTCTTAGTTGGAATCTCTTTTTGAGTTAACATTTTAAAATCTTGGACGTCGCTAATAGTGTCAGCTAAAATCATGAACTGTCCGGCGCTGACACAGGCGCACATTGTTCCTTGTCCTAAACCCGGACCAAAATGGCTCGGTTATGTAATTCTTAACGTGCATTCGCAAAAAATAAGAGGTGTACAGGTAAATCATATTAATAATGGTTGGGGTAATAAATGTCATGGTATTTATAACTATCGCCGTTAATGTGGTCATATCCTCTGGGTTTAATTCTTTGGTCCCAAACCTGTGCTACCTATAAAACAGGGCAATATCAGCACTTAGCAAGCGATTGTGCAGATTAAAGGTCCAAGGAGTAATTCAAATTCGAGGAATAACAACTATGGCAAACAGATTGAACAGCATAAGTGATCACTTGCAAGGTGGGTCACGTGGGTTAGTGCAAGCCACTTCACCAGATGATGTCGTGATAGTAGCTGCGTACAGATCACCAATTGCTAAAGGTTTTAAGGGTGCCTTCAATGAACTTACGAGTGAGGAAATCTTGTATGAGTTTTTAGTGGGATTCTTCGATAAAGTTAAAATTGATAAGCACCTCATTCAAGAGGTTTCATGTGGTAATGTGTTGAATGCTGCTGCTGGTGCGACTGAGCATAGGGCAGCTTGTTTGGCAGCAGGTATTCCGTATCAAGCTGCTTTTGTTGCTTTGAACAGACAGTGTTCTTCTGGTTTGACCGCTGTAAACGATATTGCTAACAAGATCCAAGTGGGGCAAATTGATGTTGGTTTGGCACTAGGTGTTGAATCTATGACTAAAAACTATAAGAAAGTAACTTTTTCAGATGTTTCTCCTAATATCAAGAAGGATATTGAGGGAGGCAAGTGCTTCATTCCAATGGGGTTCACTAACGAAAAGGTTGCTGCTGCTTATAGTATCCCAAGATCTGTGCAGGATGAATTTGCTGCAAACTCATACCAAAAAGCGGAAAAGGCAAGAGCCAGCGGGCTATTTAATGACGAAATTATACCTATAAAAACCAAGGACGGGTCTATTGCCACATTTGATGACGGTCCACGTGAGGGTGTTACGGCTAAAGATTTGTCCAAGTTGAAACCAGCTTTCAAACAGACTGGTGTCACTACCGCAGGTAATGCTTCCCAGATTTCAGATGGTGCTGCAGGTGTTCTATTAGCTAGACGTTCAGTGGCTGAAAAGTTGGGATTACCAATTGTTGGTAAGTACTTGGGATTCCAAGCTGTTGGTGTTCCACCAGAAATCATGGGTGTTGGCCCTGCCTATGCAATTCCTGCTGTGTTGAAGCAAGTAGGGTTGACTGTAGAAGATATTGATGTTTTTGAAATTAACGAAGCATTTGCTGCACAAGCTCTGTACTGTGTTGAAAAATTAAAGATTGACAAGAGTAAGGTGAACCCTCGTGGTGGAGCTATCGCTCTTGGTCACCCATTGGGTTGCACAGGTGCAAGGCAAGTAGCAACTATTCTCCGTGAGTTGAAAAAGGGTCAGCTAGGCTGTGTCAGTATGTGCATTGGTACAGGTATGGGAGCTGCCGCTGTGTTTGTTAAGGAATGATTTGCTTTACAATTCCGAGTGATCGATGTCTGCGTCCATTATCTGAACTATACAGTAACTCATTATTACCTCAATGATGTGTATGCTATCCTATTATGGTCCAATTTAATGTAGTTGAATATAAGTATGCAGTTACCATATTCACAACTCTAATGAACATATGTCAATAGCTACTGCCCCTGTTAAATCATCTGAATTATTGGTAAATACTATATAACAGTTAAATATATCTAAAACATACATTGTAGGTATTAAACGATATTAAGCACGTGCTCTTCTCTTCTCTTTGTGTTCCTTCTTCATCTCGTACAGATATCAAGTACCAGGCAACATGGCCGAGCGGTTAAGGCGAAAGATTAGAAATCTTTTGGGCTATGCCCGCGCAGGTTCGAGTCCTGCTGTTGTCGTCATCCGCGATAGTTTAATGGTTAGAATTCGCGCTTGTCGCGTGCGAGATCGGGGTTCAATTCCCCGTCGCGGAGTTTTTTTTTAGATTAATGAAACAATTCGGACAAGTGTCAGCGTATCAAAATGATTTGTTTTGCCGACCTGCGTTAGGGCGGTAAAGGCGGTAAGGGCGGTAGGGGCAGATATGCTAACACCTAAGCTTACCAGGAAAATCGGTATGtttcaatatatttttaTAGTACATAGCCACTGTAATCTGATATGTTAGGTACCCATCGTCTGCTAATAGTACTTTTGTCTTGGATCGGTTATCACGTGTGGAGATATTATGATATGAAACAATCTAGTAGTCTtaattaatatataatcACCAAGCAATCTAGTAGTCTcaattaatatatatacttGCCAAGCAATCCATTTGCTTTAGTACTTAGTTTTTAGTTCCAAAGTTATTACTTTGAAATTGAGTCACTAACTaatcttttcttcaattctG
This window contains:
- the COA1 gene encoding Coa1p (Syntenic homolog of Ashbya gossypii AFR299W; Syntenic homolog of Saccharomyces cerevisiae YIL157C (COA1)), with the protein product MLSRSFAGIGKTARLRLPVSRPLCRFMSTEPEIVLKDKSRPMRIERELPDINKGKLQRRLGFVGFLVTIGVSFLAIVNYEKTQSPIVTNSLYQLRRSPATRDLLGDHVDFDGLVPWVYGQLNQVAGNINIKFYVKGSKGVTGVVTLVASRESKLESFMIHEWCLTVGDTKVDLLEEGGAL
- the AIM20 gene encoding Aim20p (Syntenic homolog of Ashbya gossypii AFR300C; Syntenic homolog of Saccharomyces cerevisiae YKR100C (SKG1) and YIL158W (AIM20)), whose protein sequence is MVETTIVAVVCAIGLPTVISALILGILWRRAQLRLRKEDEDGIGGFIQRDSEILCTGDYKYLKNEIELKERMDYNGKLKDFGFGSEKLRSSTSGGSTSNEELRGTPDSAGYHMKSASASVGRGTSKYFIPAYRRRFNNSMSNQHINRAEDDSLAGSSILSFDAHKTSSLMEQMVPIITADNSGMFGASDMMCSDRASRTSNETLIKSLQTHDFGSYPKHKQSVPQLKCTFPFTTTPSPLMSGAPSTSSLNKLLRADSSNEDCNHSVDRNDTYILNSNYQMTNNSEIMEEDQYENEFTNYSRSKREFIDMLRPKVQS
- the BNR1 gene encoding formin BNR1 (Syntenic homolog of Ashbya gossypii AFR301C; Syntenic homolog of Saccharomyces cerevisiae YIL159W (BNR1)); translation: MSTEECISSSKIFMGTKSAGDGIDFTTSGGCLECKRATFAPDDKMIIGAILDSELLIKVRPISQPNLSDRATDFSCVNEKENSEYVPVASFRKDLTPAKNVVDFYFNELLKNYLHVKNSKRNIAIDISTQEKWDLVCCKYGALISRESKVRNNHPSENAAINQVPRDKDERTPVGNSFDDLQQLERFLHLRKNCLGFISRGGLLQLHTYATSASAETEYIYLRCYKALIAQEAGRDAVLDNLEVIKLLCKYMSDLNAHARTRLLATEILLVLTYKGSTKICRELESFYSTWLKAVENTITDESTWYHPELNMEQPHQFVIDYCVSTMFLINSSIQGLSSNSEKTNMLAMLKDAGIHKIFHRIVSSGEKFNSEILLDEITKYQSREEDINAESVVEKNSILEVSFETQMNTIVTLTQGTPLETSMNHVMGSLRRAITSRTSDESVKLLQVFEALFHYLTASAHGDSVLDSSLKVTLNELMDSLQSKQIHKRAINELENMKSMMEAMKAKIRKLEHQKQITKNVLSDEQQFTVRPLSKKIDYITELEEKLEEIEKQRKNERLRYERELSNKEKEKRFANNAISLFATLKNGNGLPHTSIGRVPSFSVSKRVSKLPQLPGSVARRSLSDPDALIGSENENSQAENVIYTTAKDGNEDVNKIALQQQQFMTNVPDMPLAISPVPTLSSNVIKTHNPKNELPGTTTSVDPIIRTSVDCKTTTGTLSKTTTSVEKTLSCMTPLSLPPPPPPLPNLLLKEASSKSASSAKTVLPPPPPPPPPPPPPLPTSLLNIASEQSPNSVAFPSTLSPPPPPPPLPPSLNKTSNMLSPSPLSPLSSLSPPAPPPPLSIFGQLNPNELTNSPPPPPPQPSALDEPHQKVVKLRQIHWDKIDDIKETVWCDKKWRISKSSELADFGIFKEIEELFEVKPVTPVVTNMKSRFQKPNTNKVSLLSRELAQEIAINLHIFAHYSVEELVEKVLACDTEVMSNYSVIEFFCKEEVNNITQSVQRMFSPYGTNFATNELPEKDPNTLERSDRIFLELFFNLRAYWPTRSSYLRTMSSFERDYYDILFKLQRIDDATKAIQNSTKLKELFFIIIEIGNYMNQKPALGIQLSSLNKLAFTKSSKDNNISFIHVIERIVRTKYPSVHDFVESLEKISDVSNIVVQHVQQEAEEFYEKIINLENLLTVGRLSDSSKFHPKDQFLTLTQSKVAQARQKADLLKDQCTLTIGDFDKLMIYWGENASKVTSRNTFFKKFIDFMLLFKKANKENIEREELHRVYEKRKQELSEAASAHAHAQGSFDNPSSLSNEPYDHDAVDRLIRKLRDLRQHENRNLRDRKNESPRSNCRSKPREMEDDLLSRTQELLSDIKKI
- the POT1 gene encoding acetyl-CoA C-acyltransferase (Syntenic homolog of Ashbya gossypii AFR302W; Syntenic homolog of Saccharomyces cerevisiae YIL160C (POT1)); its protein translation is MANRLNSISDHLQGGSRGLVQATSPDDVVIVAAYRSPIAKGFKGAFNELTSEEILYEFLVGFFDKVKIDKHLIQEVSCGNVLNAAAGATEHRAACLAAGIPYQAAFVALNRQCSSGLTAVNDIANKIQVGQIDVGLALGVESMTKNYKKVTFSDVSPNIKKDIEGGKCFIPMGFTNEKVAAAYSIPRSVQDEFAANSYQKAEKARASGLFNDEIIPIKTKDGSIATFDDGPREGVTAKDLSKLKPAFKQTGVTTAGNASQISDGAAGVLLARRSVAEKLGLPIVGKYLGFQAVGVPPEIMGVGPAYAIPAVLKQVGLTVEDIDVFEINEAFAAQALYCVEKLKIDKSKVNPRGGAIALGHPLGCTGARQVATILRELKKGQLGCVSMCIGTGMGAAAVFVKE